CGTCCAGCGACTACACGGTCAAGGGTGTGCGTGACGCGACGGACGTCGCGAAGAAGCACTTCCTCGAGGGCACGCAGGACATCGAGGACGCGACGGCCAAGGGCCAGCTCTCCGGTGTCCGCGACAGCCTCGTCGGCGTCGCGGGCGAGCTGAACAAGCTCGCCGACATCCGCAACGGGGCGTACAACGACACGGACAACGCCACACAGACCGTCGAGGCGTACCACCGCCTGGTCACCCAGCTCCTCGCGCTCTCGCAGGACATGGCCGAGGCGACCAGCAACCCGGAGATGATCCAGCGCACCCGCGCGCTGTCGGCCTTCTCCTCCGCCAAGGAGTACGCCTCCGTCCAGCGGGCCGTCATCGCCGCCGCGCTGCCCGAGCAGCCGAAGACCTTCGGAGTCCTCTCCAAGAACGACCAGCAGTACGCGCTCTCCGCTCAGCAGAGCCAGGCTTCGGAGATGACGAGTTTCAAGAGCATCTACGGCAACGGTTACGCGGAGCTCCTGAAGCCCATCGAGGGCAGCAACCCCACCATCGAACAGGCCGACACCTACGCCCGGCGTGTCCTCGCGGGCCCGGACGGTCTGAAGACGCAGGCCAAGCGGTCCTACAAGGACTGGGTCGACGACGACACCGCCAAGATCGACAAGATGTCGACGATCGAGACCACGCTGCTCGGCGAGATGGAGCAGAAGGCCCGTCAGCTGCGCAACGAGTCCGAGAGCGAAGCGATCATCTCGGGTGCGCTGATCCTGCTGGTGCTCGGTGTCTCGCTCGTCGGCGCCTTCGTGGTGGCCCGGTCCATGATCCGCTCGCTGCGCCGCCTGCAGGACACCGCGACCCGGGTCGCCCAGGACCGTCTGCCCGAGCTGGTCAAGCAGCTCTCGGAGTCGGACCCGCAGGACGTCGACACCTCCGTCGAGTCCGTCGGTGTGCACTCCCGGGACGAGATCGGCCAGGTCGCCGCGGCCTTCGACGACGTGCACCGCGAGGCCGTCCGCCTCGCCGCCGAGCAGGCCCTCCTGCGAGGCAACGTCAACGCGATGTTCACCAACCTCTCGCGCCGCTCCCAGGGTCTTATCCAGCGCCAGCTCTCGCTCATATCCGAGCTGGAGTCGCGTGAGGCCGACCCCGACCAGCTCTCCTCGCTGTTCAAGCTCGACCACCTCGCGACCCGCATGCGCCGTAACGGCGAGAACCTCCTCGTCCTCGCCGGTGAAGAGCCCGGCCGCCGCTGGACCCGCCCGGTCCCGCTGGTCGACGTGCTCCGCGCCGCCGCCTCCGAGGTGGAGCAGTACGAGCGCATCGAGCTGGCCTCCGTGCCGACCACCGAAGTGGCCGGCCGCGTGGTCAACGACCTCGTGCACCTGCTCGCCGAGCTTCTGGAGAACGCCACCTCGTTCTCCTCCCCGCAGACCAAGGTCAAGGTCACCGGTCACGCCCTGCCCGACGGCCGGGTGCTGATCGAGATCCACGACACCGGTATCGGCCTGTCCCCCGAGGACCTGGCCGCGATCAACGAGCGGCTCGCCGCACCGCCCACCGTGGACGTCTCCGTCTCGCGCCGCATGGGCCTCTTCGTGGTCGGCCGCCTGTCGCAGCGCCACGGCATCCGCATCCAGCTTCGTCCGTCCGACTCCGGTGGTACGACCGCGCTGGTCATGCTGCCCGTCGACGTCGCCCAGGGCGGCAAAAAGCCCGTTCCGGGCAAGCCCGGCCAGGGCATGCAGGGTGGCGGACCCGCCGCCGCGCAGGCCTCGGCCGGACTGGCCGCGGCCCGTCGCGGCAACGGCTCGCAGGGCGGTCCCTCGCTCGGCGCCTCGGCCCCCACGGCCGCCGGCGGCTCCCTCGGTGCCCCGCCGCAGCGCGGTCAGGTCGGCGCCGGCCAGGGTCCGCGGGCCGCGCTGCCCGGCAGCAACCAGGGCGGTTTCCCCGGTGCTCCCGGTGGTGCGCGCGGTCCCCAGGGACCGGGTGCCGGACAGCAGAACAGGCCGGCTCCGGCCGGTGCCGGCGCGGGCGTCTTCGGACAGAACGCGCAGGGTGCCCCACAGGGTCTCCAGGCAGGCAACGGCAACCAGCAGGGCTTCGGCGACGGTCCGGGCTCCGCGAACGCCTTCGGTGACACCTCCGGTGGCCGGCAGAACGCGTTCGGCGCCTCCAACGGCTCCGGTGCCCGGCAGCAGAACGGCTTCGGCGACAGCGCCCCCGCCGCCACGCCGCCGCAGGCCCCGCAGCCTCCGCAGGCCGGCAAGGGCAGCCGTCGCCGGCCGCAGCTTCCGGGCCGCGGTGGCGCTCGCGCCGAACTGCCCGGCGGCAACAACGCTTCCCGTACGCCGAGTTGGAGCGACGACAACGCGCAGCCGCCCGTGCCGCGCGCTTCCCTCGACGCCCCGCGCGGCCACGAGGACCCCGAGGCCACCTCCCGCATGCCGCGGATCGAGGACCACCAGGGCCCCGCGTCCACCTCGGAGTTCGCCCGCCCCGACTTCGACGCCCCGCGCCCCGGCGCCGGCGCGCCGCAGTACACCGGCCTGAACAACGGCGGCCTGAACAACGGCGGCCCGGGCAACGGCGGGCAGAACGCCAACGGCCAGGGCGGCAACGGCCAGGTCAACGGCGGCCAGAACACCGGGCAGTACCACCGCCCGGACGTGTACGGCACCGGTGGCGCCTCGCCCGCCGGCCAGAACCCAGCCTCCACGGGCCAGTTCGCCCCGCAGGGCTACGGCGCCTCCCAGGACCCGTCGTCCACCGGACAGTTCGCCCGCCCCGGCTACGGAGCCTCCCAGGACCCCGCGTCCACCGGGCAGTTCACGGCAACCGGCTACGGCAACCGGCAGGACTCGTCGTCCACCGGACAGTTCGAGCGGCCGGCGGCCCCGCAGCCGCCCGTCCGTCCGCAGGAGCCCGAGGCGCTTCCGCCCGCGGGCCCCGGTGACGGCCGCACGCCGCTGTTCGACACCCTGGAGACCAACTGGTTCCACGGTCAGGCGAACGGTGCCGGTGCGGACGGCGCTCACCAGACCAACGGTTCCCAGGGATCCGCGCAGGTTGCCCCCCAGCAGCCGCAGGGTTCCTCGGCGCCGCAGCAGCGGCCCGCCGCCGCGCCGGCCTCTGCTTCGTGGCGCAGCTCTCCGAACGACGATCTCGTCCGGCAGGCAGAGCGCGTCCGTCAACCGTCGGCGGGCGGGGTCACCACCTCCGGCCTGCCGCGCCGCGTCCCGCGCGCCAACCTCGTCGCGGGCACGGCACAGCAGCAACAGCACCAAAGCGGTCCGCAGGTCTCCCGTGCGCCTGATGACGTACGCGGCCGGCTGACCAACCTCCGTAGGGGCATTCAGCAAGGTCGACAGGCCGCTCCCAACGGCCAGACCGGCAGCTTCCCCAGCCCCACTCACCAGCAGGAGCGTTAGTTGAGCCCGATGAGCCAGGCGGCACAGAACCTCAACTGGTTGATCACCAACTTTGTGGACAACACCCCTGGGGTGTCCCACACCGTCGTCGTGTCCGCCGACGGACTCCTTCTGGCCATGTCCGAAGGCTTCCCCCGCGACCGCGCGGACCAACTGGCGGCCGTCGCCTCCGGACTGACCTCGCTGACCGCCGGGGCATCCCGGATCTTCGAGGGCGGGACGGTGGCACAGACGGTCGTGGAGATGGAGCGCGGCTTCCTCTTCCTGATGTCCGTCTCGGACGGATCGTCCCTCGCGGTCCTCTCCCACCCGGAGTGCGACATCGGTCTCGTCGGCTACGAGATGGCACTGCTCGTCGACCGTGCGGGCGCTGTCCTCACGCCGGACCTGCGTGCCGAACTACAAGGCAGTCTGCTTCACTGACCGCCCCCGGATCCAGACACCGCACGAAATCACCGTCCGGCCGCCACAATCCCCCCACCGGCCTCAACAGACGGCACGACTGACCGACCTGCTGTCCCGCCCGGAGGATTCATGACCCCGCCCACCGCCTCTCATGATCCGTACGCTGAGCCGTACGGGGACGAGGGCGACCAGCCGCTGGTACGTCCGTACGCGATGACCGGCGGCCGGACCCGGCCGCGGTACCAACTCGCCATAGAGGCGCTGATCAGCACCACGGCCGACCCGGCGCAGCTGATGGGGCTGCTCCCCGAACACCAGCGCATCTGCCACCTGTGCCGGGAAGTGAAGTCGGTGGCCGAGGTCTCGGCGCTCCTGTCCATGCCTCTCGGTGTGGCCAGGATCCTCGTCGCGGACCTCGCGGAGGCCGGACTGGTCGCCATTCACCAGCCTGGCGGCGATGAGAACAACGGCGGCGCGCCGGACGTGACTTTGCTCGAAAGGGTGCTCAGTGGACTTCGCAAGCTCTGACGGAGGCCGGGCGACCACCTCCGCGAAGATCGTCGTGGCGGGCGGCTTCGGTGTCGGCAAGACCACGTTCGTGGGTGCCGTCTCCGAGATCAACCCGCTGCGCACCGAGGCCGTCATGACGTCCGCTTCGGCGGGCATCGACGACCTCACCCACACCGGGGACAAGACCACCACCACGGTGGCCATGGACTTCGGCCGTATCACCCTGGACCAGGACCTGATCCTGTACCTGTTCGGTACCCCGGGTCAGGACCGGTTCTGGTTCATGTGGGACGACCTGGTCCGCGGCGCCATCGGCGCGGTGGTCCTGGTCGACACCCGGCGTCTCGCCGACTGCTTCCCCGCGGTCGACTACTTCGAGAACAGCGGCCTGCCGTTCGTCATCGCCCTCAACGGCTTCGACGGACACCAGCCGTACAACCCCGAGGAAGTGCGCGAGGCCCTGCAGATCGGTCCGGACGCTCCGATCATCACGACGGACGCCCGACACCGTGCGGATGCGAAGAGCGCTCTCA
The window above is part of the Streptomyces sp. NBC_01428 genome. Proteins encoded here:
- a CDS encoding GTP-binding protein, whose product is MDFASSDGGRATTSAKIVVAGGFGVGKTTFVGAVSEINPLRTEAVMTSASAGIDDLTHTGDKTTTTVAMDFGRITLDQDLILYLFGTPGQDRFWFMWDDLVRGAIGAVVLVDTRRLADCFPAVDYFENSGLPFVIALNGFDGHQPYNPEEVREALQIGPDAPIITTDARHRADAKSALITLVEHALMARLR
- a CDS encoding DUF742 domain-containing protein encodes the protein MTPPTASHDPYAEPYGDEGDQPLVRPYAMTGGRTRPRYQLAIEALISTTADPAQLMGLLPEHQRICHLCREVKSVAEVSALLSMPLGVARILVADLAEAGLVAIHQPGGDENNGGAPDVTLLERVLSGLRKL
- a CDS encoding sensor histidine kinase; this encodes MQGRFKRDGSASAEPEPRGGTDRGSSPQHAQNPGPAEVGGSGDQSARSGAKPKAPTTTTAATPPGNPGPGPRVALRNWRISTRLVSLLALPVVAATSLGALRINQSMDDIQQLDNMKLLTEMTKQATELSVALQKERDLSAGPLAHGATSSDYTVKGVRDATDVAKKHFLEGTQDIEDATAKGQLSGVRDSLVGVAGELNKLADIRNGAYNDTDNATQTVEAYHRLVTQLLALSQDMAEATSNPEMIQRTRALSAFSSAKEYASVQRAVIAAALPEQPKTFGVLSKNDQQYALSAQQSQASEMTSFKSIYGNGYAELLKPIEGSNPTIEQADTYARRVLAGPDGLKTQAKRSYKDWVDDDTAKIDKMSTIETTLLGEMEQKARQLRNESESEAIISGALILLVLGVSLVGAFVVARSMIRSLRRLQDTATRVAQDRLPELVKQLSESDPQDVDTSVESVGVHSRDEIGQVAAAFDDVHREAVRLAAEQALLRGNVNAMFTNLSRRSQGLIQRQLSLISELESREADPDQLSSLFKLDHLATRMRRNGENLLVLAGEEPGRRWTRPVPLVDVLRAAASEVEQYERIELASVPTTEVAGRVVNDLVHLLAELLENATSFSSPQTKVKVTGHALPDGRVLIEIHDTGIGLSPEDLAAINERLAAPPTVDVSVSRRMGLFVVGRLSQRHGIRIQLRPSDSGGTTALVMLPVDVAQGGKKPVPGKPGQGMQGGGPAAAQASAGLAAARRGNGSQGGPSLGASAPTAAGGSLGAPPQRGQVGAGQGPRAALPGSNQGGFPGAPGGARGPQGPGAGQQNRPAPAGAGAGVFGQNAQGAPQGLQAGNGNQQGFGDGPGSANAFGDTSGGRQNAFGASNGSGARQQNGFGDSAPAATPPQAPQPPQAGKGSRRRPQLPGRGGARAELPGGNNASRTPSWSDDNAQPPVPRASLDAPRGHEDPEATSRMPRIEDHQGPASTSEFARPDFDAPRPGAGAPQYTGLNNGGLNNGGPGNGGQNANGQGGNGQVNGGQNTGQYHRPDVYGTGGASPAGQNPASTGQFAPQGYGASQDPSSTGQFARPGYGASQDPASTGQFTATGYGNRQDSSSTGQFERPAAPQPPVRPQEPEALPPAGPGDGRTPLFDTLETNWFHGQANGAGADGAHQTNGSQGSAQVAPQQPQGSSAPQQRPAAAPASASWRSSPNDDLVRQAERVRQPSAGGVTTSGLPRRVPRANLVAGTAQQQQHQSGPQVSRAPDDVRGRLTNLRRGIQQGRQAAPNGQTGSFPSPTHQQER
- a CDS encoding roadblock/LC7 domain-containing protein, yielding MSQAAQNLNWLITNFVDNTPGVSHTVVVSADGLLLAMSEGFPRDRADQLAAVASGLTSLTAGASRIFEGGTVAQTVVEMERGFLFLMSVSDGSSLAVLSHPECDIGLVGYEMALLVDRAGAVLTPDLRAELQGSLLH